The Allostreptomyces psammosilenae sequence CGGGCCAGTCGTCCGCGTGCAGGCCCACCGGCCGGTGCGGGTAGCCGAAGCGCACGTCGCCGGCGGCGGGCTGCGGGCGCACGGTGTGCAGGGCGGCGAGCACGGATCCGAGTTGGCGGCGGAGCGCGCGGCTGTCCTCGGGGGACAGCTCGGCGAGCAGGTCGGACCACGGCCGTCCGGGCAGGGCCGAGAGGAGGAGGACGTCCGCGTCGGGCAGCGCCGCGACCGCTTCGTGGTGCGCGTCGATGCTCTTGGCCGGAGCGTCGAGCCGCGCCGCCACGACGTCCGGGACCGGCACGCCGGCCACGCCCGCCAGCCGCCGGTAGACGGCGGTCTCGGTGCGCATCAGCCCGTGCTCGTGGGTCAGCAGCGGGGCGTCCGCCGGTGGGGACGCCTTGAGGACGACGTCGCGCCCGTCGTCGAGGAGCAGGCGGTAGGCGGCGTTGAACATGCCGCCGGTCAGCTCGGTGGTCCGGGAGATCCGGGCGCCGTCCAGCAGCTCGGCGACGAGGGCGTCGAGCACGGGGCGGTCCAGGTGGCGCTTGGTCAGGCTCATCAGGCGATCCGACGCTCGTGGTGGCAGGGCTGGCGCGGCACCGACGCGTGAAGCGCCGACGCCGATGGCCAGCCCGACCGGTGACTGGCGGGTGGCGCCGGAACCGGGGTGGCCGAGGATGTGGGGAACCGGATGTGGAACGTAGTGATCACCGTGACGGCCGTCAAGCGTTCGGGCGTCGGCGGCCGGCTTCGGTCGCCGGTGTCGGGCGCCGGTGTCGGGCCCCGGCATCAAGCCCCGGTGGCGCGGGCGAGCTGGGCGGCGAAGCCGAGGAACAGGGCGCCGACACCTCCGGAGAGACCGGCGGTGAGCCGGCGGCGGCTCCGGAAGTACCCGGCCAGGGTGGTGCCGGCCAGTATCAGCGTCGTGAGGTACAGCATGCTCGCCAGCTGCACGATCGCCCCGAGCAGCAGGAAGGACAGCCAGGGGCGGTCGTAGGCGGGGTCGACGAACTGGATGAAGTAGGAGATGAAGAACAGGATCGCCTTGGGGTTGAGGAGGCTGACGATCAGCGCGCGGCGGAACGGCCGCTCGGTCGCGGTGGACGCGCGGGACGTGGGGGCCGTGGCAGAGGCGGCGGACGAGGCGGACGTGACTGCCCCGGCGCCGGTCCCGTCCGGGGCGTGGTTCGGGCCGGTCCGGCCGCGCCAGGAGCGCCAGGCTCCCCGGAGCATCCCGATGCCGAGCCACACCAGGTAGGCGGCGCCGGCGTACTTGATGGCGGTGAACAGCACCGGGTTGGCGCGCAGCAGCGAGGCGGCGCCGGCCGCGGAGAGCAGCATCAGGGTCGTGTCACCGATGAAGACCGCCGCGGCGGCGGTGTAGCCGGCGCGCACTCCCCGGCGGGCGGCCACCGAGAGGGTGTACAGCGAGTTCGGGCCCGGGAGCAGGATGATCGCCACGACGCCGATCACGTAGGTGGGCAGATCGGTGACTCCGAGCATCGGCGAGCCTTTCGCGGTGGCGGCGGGACGCGGGGGACGGGTGGTGCGGGGGGCGTGCGGGCGGGGGACGTGCGGTGCGGCGTGGCCCCGTGGTTCGGGGGGCGTGCGGTGCCTGCCGGGGGCGGGCCCGGCGGTGGACCGGACGATCAGCAGTGCGTGTCGCGGGAGCGGCCGTGTGCCCGGGCGGCGTGGCGGGGGTGTTCGTGGGCCCACTGGGCGAGGGCGTCGAGCGCCGGACGCAGGGCCAGCCCGGCCTCGGTGAGCCGGTACCGCACGCCGAGCGGAGGGCCGGGGACGACCTCGCGGACCACGAGGTCGGCTTCGGTGAGTTCGGCCAGTCGTTCGGAGAGCATGCGCTCACTGATGCCCGGGATGGCGCGGCGCATCTCGGCGAAGTGGGCCGGCTGCTGGTTCAGCAGGACGGCCAGGATCAGGCCGTTCCACCGCTTGCCGAGAAGTGAGAAGACGCGGGCGATGGCGTCGTCGGCCCCTCTGCACTCGCCGCTCATGAACACGCTCCGCTCATGGACGTCATGGTACTGGCCCTCACTGTGGCTTCCGAGGGAGCAGGAGGATCCGAAGTAGCTGCGTCTTTTGCAGGTGCCTGAGTTTTAGTAAGCTCCTATCGCGGTTAAAGCCACGGAGCCGGACCGGCTGGCCGGTCGGCCTGGTTCCGTGTGCGCCCCGCACCCTCCATGCCTACTGACCACGCGCTCGACGTTCGGCGCGTGCGGACTCCGGGAGCAACCAGTGGCACACCTTCTGCACATCGACGCCTCCGCCCTCTCGCAGGGCTCCGTCTCGCGTGACGTCAGCGCGATCTTCCGCC is a genomic window containing:
- a CDS encoding phosphotransferase family protein; translated protein: MSLTKRHLDRPVLDALVAELLDGARISRTTELTGGMFNAAYRLLLDDGRDVVLKASPPADAPLLTHEHGLMRTETAVYRRLAGVAGVPVPDVVAARLDAPAKSIDAHHEAVAALPDADVLLLSALPGRPWSDLLAELSPEDSRALRRQLGSVLAALHTVRPQPAAGDVRFGYPHRPVGLHADDWPAAFTAMVEAVLADGEHWGVPLPTDRVRRALRDHHGHLAEVTEASLVHFDLWPGNVFVATGPTGPTGPSGPSVPGAGGDEPRITGVIDTERAWWGDPLADLVGLDPFGTAEEDADLLDGYRAAGGRWDPTTPAARARLALYRVYLGLVMVVEVVPRGYSGDWLAEHMRHCENLLNSGLESL
- the leuE gene encoding leucine efflux protein LeuE; the protein is MLGVTDLPTYVIGVVAIILLPGPNSLYTLSVAARRGVRAGYTAAAAVFIGDTTLMLLSAAGAASLLRANPVLFTAIKYAGAAYLVWLGIGMLRGAWRSWRGRTGPNHAPDGTGAGAVTSASSAASATAPTSRASTATERPFRRALIVSLLNPKAILFFISYFIQFVDPAYDRPWLSFLLLGAIVQLASMLYLTTLILAGTTLAGYFRSRRRLTAGLSGGVGALFLGFAAQLARATGA
- a CDS encoding winged helix-turn-helix transcriptional regulator, giving the protein MSGECRGADDAIARVFSLLGKRWNGLILAVLLNQQPAHFAEMRRAIPGISERMLSERLAELTEADLVVREVVPGPPLGVRYRLTEAGLALRPALDALAQWAHEHPRHAARAHGRSRDTHC